A section of the Paenibacillus aurantius genome encodes:
- a CDS encoding GntR family transcriptional regulator — protein sequence MSYPAAWLQGTSRGEAVACALRLQIIQGAIRPGDVLSENRLAADFETSRSPVREALKTLSGEGLVRLERMGAVVAGLSAEEVEELYDVRFLIESFAQHRLAQGDTTALFGELNRTIDKMELAVRHRDAVEFAGLDFGFHEAIISAAQHKRILHLWNSIRQIVLTVMLITTDEIFSEGTDKLEAVIEKHRAIIRGLESKDPERILAGVREYFADSKKTLHLSLP from the coding sequence ATCAGCTATCCTGCCGCCTGGCTTCAGGGAACTTCCCGTGGAGAGGCGGTTGCTTGCGCGCTGAGGCTTCAGATTATCCAGGGAGCCATCCGGCCGGGTGACGTTCTGTCGGAGAACCGGCTGGCCGCTGACTTTGAGACCAGCCGGTCTCCCGTCAGGGAAGCGCTGAAAACGTTATCAGGCGAAGGCCTCGTCCGGCTGGAGCGGATGGGGGCCGTGGTGGCCGGGCTGAGCGCGGAGGAAGTGGAGGAATTGTATGACGTCCGCTTCCTTATCGAGAGCTTTGCCCAGCACCGGCTGGCCCAGGGCGATACGACGGCTCTCTTCGGGGAGCTTAACCGGACCATCGACAAGATGGAGCTCGCCGTCCGGCACCGGGACGCTGTCGAGTTTGCCGGGCTGGATTTCGGCTTCCACGAGGCGATCATCTCGGCCGCTCAGCATAAGCGAATCCTCCATCTATGGAATTCCATCCGGCAGATCGTTCTGACCGTCATGCTCATTACGACGGACGAGATTTTCTCCGAGGGGACGGACAAGCTGGAGGCTGTTATCGAGAAGCACCGCGCTATTATCCGGGGGCTTGAATCGAAGGATCCGGAGCGGATCCTGGCCGGGGTAAGGGAGTATTTTGCCGACTCCAAGAAAACGCTTCACTTGAGTCTCCCCTAA
- a CDS encoding GntT/GntP/DsdX family permease — MNSIFGLSHSATLLVWALVAIVFLVILIARYKWNPFVTLLLSSLLLGFLAGMKPADLIKAVTGGLGGTLGTIAIVIGLGTMLGKMMAESGGAEQIATTLVDRFGVKRVHWAMMIVGFIVGIPVFFEVGLILLIPIVFVVARKTKMSLLQIGIPVLAGLSTVHGLVPPHPAPMIAIDAFGANLGKTILYSLIIGLPTAILAGPVFGKYIGRRILVEPPEELANQFIRKDTRELPGFGITLFTILLPVLLMLVGSVASIIDPKLTSGLAQFSGFIGHEVIALLIAVVFSFFSLGFARGFKKEEISKFANECLAPTASIILIIGGGGAFKQVLINSGVGKAIAELATQSHFNVILFAWLAAALIRVATGSATVAMTTAAGIVAPVLAQSPGANVELVVLATGAGSLVLSHVNDAGFWMVKEFFNMTVPQTLKSWTVMETLLSVIGLVFILLLSLVV; from the coding sequence ATGAACAGCATCTTTGGCCTCAGCCATTCCGCTACGCTGCTTGTATGGGCACTGGTTGCCATTGTATTTCTCGTTATTCTGATCGCCCGCTACAAGTGGAATCCATTCGTCACCCTGCTGCTTTCGTCTCTCTTGCTCGGCTTCCTCGCCGGCATGAAACCGGCCGACCTGATCAAGGCGGTCACGGGAGGCTTGGGCGGAACCCTTGGAACGATCGCCATCGTTATCGGCCTCGGTACCATGCTCGGCAAAATGATGGCCGAATCCGGCGGAGCCGAGCAGATCGCTACGACACTCGTCGACCGCTTCGGGGTGAAACGCGTCCACTGGGCGATGATGATCGTCGGCTTTATCGTGGGCATTCCCGTCTTCTTCGAGGTGGGGCTCATCCTCTTGATTCCGATTGTCTTCGTCGTCGCCCGCAAGACGAAAATGTCGCTCCTGCAGATCGGGATTCCCGTTCTGGCCGGGCTTTCGACCGTCCACGGTCTGGTCCCGCCGCATCCGGCTCCCATGATTGCCATTGATGCTTTCGGCGCCAACCTGGGTAAAACGATTCTATACTCCCTCATCATCGGACTGCCGACGGCCATTCTGGCCGGTCCGGTCTTCGGTAAATATATCGGCCGCCGCATTCTCGTGGAGCCGCCGGAGGAGCTGGCCAACCAGTTTATCCGCAAGGATACCCGGGAGCTGCCGGGCTTCGGCATCACCCTGTTCACCATCCTGCTTCCGGTTCTGCTCATGCTGGTCGGATCGGTCGCAAGCATTATCGATCCCAAGCTGACAAGCGGGCTCGCTCAATTCAGCGGGTTCATCGGACACGAAGTTATCGCGCTTCTGATCGCCGTCGTCTTCTCCTTCTTCTCGCTCGGGTTTGCCCGAGGCTTCAAGAAGGAGGAAATCTCGAAGTTTGCTAACGAATGCCTGGCTCCAACGGCCTCCATCATTCTGATCATCGGGGGAGGGGGGGCGTTCAAGCAGGTTCTGATCAACAGCGGCGTCGGCAAAGCGATCGCGGAGCTCGCCACTCAGTCGCACTTCAACGTCATCCTGTTCGCCTGGCTGGCTGCCGCGCTGATCCGCGTCGCCACCGGTTCGGCCACCGTCGCCATGACCACCGCTGCCGGGATCGTCGCTCCGGTGCTCGCCCAGAGCCCGGGAGCCAATGTTGAGCTGGTCGTGCTGGCCACCGGAGCCGGTTCGCTAGTCCTGTCCCACGTGAACGACGCCGGCTTCTGGATGGTCAAAGAATTCTTCAACATGACCGTTCCGCAGACTTTGAAATCCTGGACGGTCATGGAGACCCTTTTATCGGTTATCGGCCTCGTCTTTATTCTTCTCCTTAGCCTCGTGGTATAA
- a CDS encoding FTR1 family iron permease has translation MKIKLTALLMLLLLLLPAQVWADSASDNLKKANGYVEKAVQFAEAGDFTRSKEQYDLFNQDWYTFEEGIKAKSKGAYRSIEETMGEVQYAYAQSPVVKETAVAALTKLAETNRTFLSGDFSSFQDPAESGGKTTIEDLVKRLDQARDALDQGDIAAAKESVQAFRSSWLDIEGMVLTQSSKVYADAERDMVSSYAMLTANPPKVDQAKKTIETMRDYLAPLAAKSSYTMLDVVTILLREGLEALLVIVALLGFLTKSGHADKRKWLWSGLGAGVLVSIVIGVAVQLLFASGTFGDNNFMIGGYTGLFAAVMLIYMSYWLHSKASLASWKQYIHSKGTNALAAGSLWSIAILAFLAVFREGTETVLFFIGMASSISTASLLGGIAIGAALLSVIAALILKAGVRIPMRPFFLVSSVLVFYLCFKFLGMGIHGLQLAEVLPASHTEAVPTVEFLGLYSTWENLIPQALLLLAAAGVVIWQRILGQRQQIAINTHYPPNGGL, from the coding sequence ATGAAAATAAAGCTTACCGCGCTGCTGATGCTCCTCCTCCTGCTGCTTCCGGCGCAGGTGTGGGCGGATTCGGCTTCAGATAATTTGAAGAAGGCCAACGGCTATGTGGAGAAGGCGGTGCAGTTTGCCGAGGCAGGCGATTTTACACGTTCGAAGGAGCAGTACGACCTGTTTAACCAGGATTGGTACACGTTCGAGGAAGGCATCAAAGCCAAGTCCAAGGGCGCCTACCGATCGATCGAAGAAACCATGGGCGAGGTCCAGTATGCTTACGCCCAGAGCCCCGTCGTGAAGGAAACGGCCGTGGCCGCCCTGACCAAGCTGGCCGAAACCAACCGCACCTTTCTGTCCGGGGATTTCTCATCCTTTCAAGATCCGGCCGAATCCGGCGGAAAGACGACCATCGAGGATCTGGTCAAACGACTGGATCAAGCCCGGGACGCACTGGATCAAGGAGATATAGCGGCCGCCAAAGAATCCGTTCAAGCTTTCCGGAGCTCTTGGCTCGATATCGAAGGCATGGTGCTGACGCAATCCTCCAAAGTGTATGCCGACGCCGAACGGGATATGGTTTCCTCCTACGCCATGCTCACCGCCAACCCGCCGAAGGTCGACCAGGCCAAAAAGACCATCGAAACCATGCGGGATTACCTGGCGCCGCTTGCCGCCAAATCCAGCTACACGATGCTTGATGTCGTGACGATTCTGCTGCGGGAAGGGCTCGAGGCTCTGCTTGTCATTGTGGCGCTTCTCGGCTTCCTGACCAAATCCGGTCACGCGGATAAGCGCAAGTGGCTCTGGTCCGGCCTCGGAGCCGGGGTGCTCGTCAGCATCGTCATCGGCGTGGCCGTTCAGCTTCTTTTTGCCTCCGGTACCTTCGGCGACAACAACTTCATGATCGGCGGCTATACCGGTCTTTTCGCCGCGGTCATGCTCATTTACATGAGCTACTGGCTCCACAGCAAAGCAAGCCTCGCCAGCTGGAAACAGTATATCCACAGCAAAGGAACGAATGCCTTGGCGGCCGGCAGCCTATGGTCCATCGCCATTCTCGCTTTTCTGGCGGTATTTCGCGAAGGGACCGAGACCGTCCTCTTCTTCATCGGGATGGCTTCCTCCATCAGCACGGCGAGCCTGCTCGGAGGAATTGCGATCGGCGCCGCCCTGCTCAGCGTGATTGCCGCCCTCATCCTGAAGGCCGGCGTGCGGATTCCGATGCGTCCTTTTTTTCTCGTGTCGAGCGTGCTGGTGTTCTACCTGTGCTTCAAGTTTCTCGGCATGGGCATCCACGGGCTTCAGCTCGCGGAGGTGCTGCCGGCCAGCCATACGGAGGCGGTGCCTACGGTTGAGTTCCTGGGCTTGTACTCCACTTGGGAGAATCTGATCCCGCAAGCTCTTCTTCTGCTCGCCGCGGCCGGAGTCGTGATCTGGCAAAGGATTCTGGGGCAACGCCAGCAGATAGCCATAAATA
- a CDS encoding 2OG-Fe(II) oxygenase — MKEMKEYTVERPYLWAAGEEGIREAELHFRSRQYVHIPDILSSEEALEVGASLEEVREEFKLRFHNGVCSASVEKLTPAVRGLLEDQLQLARDRQIFTYLYDQWTPHRSCGKHAVCRLSAALSSPEWFGFIERVTGIHPVSADIVGVTRYGPGHYLGPHSDRSRKKDGTRRRLAFIFNWTPDWNPEWGGVLTMVNRQGAETPVPPKFNQLTLLDVEESADHYKHFVTPVVTAERERLALCGFFYT, encoded by the coding sequence ATGAAGGAGATGAAAGAGTATACGGTGGAACGGCCTTACCTGTGGGCAGCCGGTGAAGAAGGGATCCGGGAGGCGGAGCTCCACTTTCGGAGCAGGCAGTATGTCCATATTCCGGACATTCTGTCCTCCGAAGAAGCCCTGGAGGTCGGGGCGAGTCTGGAAGAGGTTCGGGAGGAATTTAAGCTGCGGTTTCACAACGGGGTGTGCAGCGCTTCCGTGGAGAAGCTGACTCCCGCGGTCCGCGGCCTGTTGGAGGACCAGCTTCAGCTGGCCCGGGACCGCCAAATCTTTACATACCTGTATGACCAATGGACCCCGCACCGCAGCTGCGGGAAGCATGCGGTCTGCCGGCTGTCGGCCGCGCTAAGCTCACCGGAATGGTTCGGCTTCATCGAGAGGGTAACCGGCATTCATCCGGTCAGCGCGGATATTGTCGGTGTCACCCGTTACGGCCCCGGGCATTACCTCGGCCCCCATTCGGACCGGAGCCGGAAGAAGGACGGAACGCGGCGCCGGCTGGCTTTTATCTTCAACTGGACCCCGGATTGGAACCCGGAGTGGGGAGGGGTTCTGACGATGGTGAACCGGCAGGGGGCCGAGACACCCGTTCCGCCTAAGTTCAACCAGTTGACGCTGCTCGACGTGGAGGAAAGCGCCGACCATTACAAGCATTTCGTAACGCCGGTGGTAACGGCGGAGAGAGAGCGCCTGGCGCTCTGTGGTTTCTTTTATACCTAA
- the gnd gene encoding phosphogluconate dehydrogenase (NAD(+)-dependent, decarboxylating), with the protein MQLGMIGLGKMGFNLVQNLLGHHHEVVVYDVNPEPVQALAGQGAVPSASLEELVSKLPAPRTVWVMVPAGKLVDSVLDEVLPYLEEGDIVIDGGNSHYRDSVRRGEKCGAKGVYFFDAGTSGGTEGAAQGGCFMIGGDRQAFARIEPIFRDMAVEKGYLYAGPVGSGHFLKMVHNGIEYGMMQAIGEGFELLSKSGFDYNFEDVARVWSNGSVIRGWLMELTENAFRKDPKLEGIRGVMQSSGEGKWTVETALDLQVSTPVIALSQLMRYRSLETDAFHGKVVAALRNEFGGHSVVKQEE; encoded by the coding sequence ATGCAGCTAGGCATGATCGGACTGGGCAAAATGGGGTTCAACCTCGTACAAAATTTGCTCGGTCATCATCACGAGGTCGTCGTCTATGACGTCAACCCGGAGCCGGTTCAAGCGTTGGCCGGACAGGGGGCGGTTCCTTCCGCTTCGCTGGAGGAGCTGGTCTCGAAGCTTCCGGCACCAAGAACCGTCTGGGTCATGGTTCCCGCCGGGAAGCTCGTCGACAGCGTTCTGGACGAGGTTCTTCCTTATCTGGAAGAAGGGGACATCGTCATCGACGGAGGAAATTCCCATTACCGGGATTCGGTGCGGCGCGGCGAGAAATGCGGGGCCAAGGGCGTCTATTTCTTCGACGCGGGCACATCCGGCGGAACGGAAGGAGCCGCGCAGGGCGGATGCTTTATGATCGGAGGAGACCGGCAGGCTTTTGCCCGGATTGAGCCGATCTTCCGCGATATGGCGGTGGAGAAAGGCTATCTGTACGCCGGGCCGGTCGGCAGCGGTCACTTCCTGAAGATGGTCCACAACGGGATCGAATATGGCATGATGCAGGCCATAGGGGAAGGCTTTGAGCTTCTGTCCAAAAGCGGCTTCGATTACAATTTCGAAGACGTGGCCCGGGTCTGGTCCAACGGCTCGGTCATTAGAGGCTGGCTCATGGAGCTGACCGAGAACGCCTTCCGCAAGGATCCGAAGCTCGAGGGCATCCGCGGCGTCATGCAGAGCTCGGGCGAAGGCAAATGGACCGTGGAGACGGCACTTGACCTTCAGGTCAGCACCCCGGTCATCGCTCTGTCCCAGCTCATGCGCTACCGCTCGCTCGAAACGGACGCCTTCCACGGCAAGGTCGTGGCGGCTCTTCGCAACGAGTTCGGCGGCCACAGCGTGGTCAAGCAGGAGGAGTAG
- the gntK gene encoding gluconokinase, which yields MIGIDMGTTSTKAVLFEENGRMVAKADEEYPLYTPTAAIAEQDPDRIFQAVVHTLKRVVQEGGVAPQQVLFVSFSSAMHSLIAIDGDGRPLTRCITWADNRSAAWSDKLKREWNGDAVYQRTGTPVHPMSPLTKLIWLREEEPELFARARKFISIKEYVHEKLFGEYVVDHSIASATGLMNLEKLDWDEEALRLAGITPDRLSRLVPTTYALKGLNAVYAEEMGLPEGVPFIVGASDGVLSNLGVNAIQPGVVAATIGTSGAIRTVIDRPETDPKGRIFCYALTEKQWVIGGPVNNGGILFRWARDEFAASEVETARRLGISSYDLLTQMASRVRPGSDGLLFHPFLTGERAPLWNPSARGSFFGLTMHHGKEHMIRAVLEGVIFNLYTVLLAMEERMGRPHKIHATGGFARSPLWRQMMADIFDQEVIVPESYESSCLGAAVLGLYAIGAVDSLDVVSGMVGATHRHTPDKRNAEVYHKLLPIFISLSRKLEEEYAAIAQFQQELS from the coding sequence ATGATCGGCATCGACATGGGCACCACCTCCACCAAAGCCGTTCTCTTCGAGGAGAACGGCCGGATGGTGGCCAAGGCCGATGAGGAATATCCGTTGTATACCCCTACCGCAGCCATCGCGGAGCAGGATCCCGACCGTATCTTTCAGGCGGTCGTTCATACGCTGAAGCGGGTCGTGCAGGAAGGCGGCGTGGCCCCGCAGCAGGTGCTTTTCGTCTCTTTCAGTTCGGCCATGCACAGCCTGATTGCCATCGACGGGGACGGACGTCCTCTTACCCGCTGCATCACCTGGGCGGATAACCGCAGCGCCGCCTGGTCCGACAAGCTGAAGCGTGAATGGAACGGGGACGCGGTGTACCAGCGGACGGGAACGCCCGTGCATCCGATGTCTCCGCTGACAAAGCTCATCTGGCTCCGCGAGGAGGAGCCGGAGCTTTTTGCCCGGGCCCGCAAATTCATCTCCATCAAAGAATACGTTCACGAGAAGCTGTTCGGGGAGTATGTGGTGGACCATTCCATCGCCTCCGCGACGGGCTTGATGAACCTCGAGAAGCTGGATTGGGATGAAGAAGCGCTTCGGTTGGCGGGGATTACGCCGGACCGGCTGTCCCGGCTCGTGCCGACGACGTATGCGCTGAAGGGACTGAACGCGGTGTACGCTGAGGAGATGGGGCTGCCGGAGGGGGTTCCCTTCATTGTCGGCGCAAGCGACGGCGTACTCTCGAACCTGGGCGTGAACGCGATCCAGCCGGGAGTAGTCGCCGCCACCATCGGAACGAGCGGAGCGATCCGCACGGTCATCGACCGGCCGGAAACCGATCCGAAGGGCCGGATCTTCTGTTATGCGCTTACGGAGAAACAGTGGGTCATCGGCGGCCCCGTCAACAACGGGGGCATCCTCTTCCGCTGGGCGCGCGATGAGTTCGCCGCTTCGGAGGTGGAGACGGCGCGCCGGCTCGGCATCAGCTCCTATGACCTGCTCACCCAGATGGCCTCGCGCGTGCGTCCCGGCTCCGACGGGCTGCTGTTCCATCCGTTCCTGACCGGTGAGCGGGCTCCCCTGTGGAACCCGAGCGCCCGCGGGTCTTTCTTCGGTCTGACGATGCACCACGGCAAGGAGCATATGATCCGCGCTGTGCTCGAAGGGGTTATCTTCAACTTGTACACCGTGCTGCTCGCCATGGAGGAGCGCATGGGGCGGCCGCACAAGATTCATGCGACCGGAGGCTTCGCCCGTTCCCCGCTTTGGCGCCAGATGATGGCGGACATTTTCGACCAGGAAGTGATCGTGCCCGAAAGCTACGAAAGCTCGTGTCTCGGGGCGGCCGTGCTCGGCCTGTATGCCATCGGGGCCGTGGATTCCCTGGACGTCGTCTCAGGCATGGTAGGAGCGACCCATCGTCACACGCCGGACAAGCGCAACGCCGAGGTCTATCATAAGCTGCTTCCTATCTTCATTTCCCTGTCCCGCAAGCTTGAGGAAGAGTACGCGGCGATCGCCCAGTTCCAGCAGGAGCTGAGCTGA
- a CDS encoding DUF2339 domain-containing protein produces the protein MNDLVKRHWTSFLGALLIVCAFVYLFKYTVDQGWITQQMKIGIGLLVGAGLAVGGIRLILSGRRIIGEITSGMGAAVLYTTVSFSGIYFALWDSMIVLLCMTAITVGLSLLAYRENLRILMNLALIGALVSPLVLRPENDQVFTLFVYLLVINIVYFVLSLRKSWTELRVVAFAGTWILYMVYFFHFDPVVTEVWSLPYRYATAAFLFYVLGLVISSWKNNLTFDGLNLYLNVANAVLFGLWSVILLDGLTSVAYPMAFTGVLYLALSYGVYRLMERRTGTPVLTFFLGGVFLLMLAASQAGKGLDIKPLISVYLWTIVAGFLLLAGQARKIDGLKAISLFVWFVVVLYWFVATWSTPRGIWFGVYLPFLNWGAVSWMVLAAFGFYYAAKVKLEALIESGNRALARMVAVVGHLIVGGLLSVQVNGVFDEYGLDKTIDRGLTLSVTWGLYALLLFLWGAYSRQRAFRWFGSAVLIIVAVKALLLDLAGEDTIFKVIVLLVLGVISLSISYINNKWRNDGGQPPHPPVESGPTSRQVE, from the coding sequence ATGAACGATTTGGTCAAAAGGCATTGGACATCGTTTCTCGGGGCATTGCTGATCGTTTGCGCTTTTGTTTATTTGTTCAAATACACGGTGGATCAAGGCTGGATTACCCAGCAGATGAAAATCGGGATCGGGCTCCTCGTGGGGGCCGGGCTCGCAGTGGGCGGCATCCGGCTCATTCTGTCCGGGCGGCGGATCATCGGGGAAATCACCAGCGGCATGGGGGCCGCGGTGCTGTACACGACGGTTTCCTTCTCCGGCATCTACTTTGCGCTCTGGGATTCCATGATCGTCCTGCTCTGCATGACGGCCATCACCGTGGGGCTGTCGCTGCTTGCTTACCGCGAGAATCTGCGGATTCTCATGAACCTGGCGCTGATCGGCGCCCTCGTCTCTCCGCTTGTGCTTCGGCCGGAGAACGACCAGGTGTTTACGCTTTTTGTGTACCTGCTCGTCATTAACATCGTGTATTTCGTCCTCAGCCTTCGGAAGAGCTGGACGGAGCTGAGGGTGGTGGCTTTTGCCGGGACCTGGATTCTGTACATGGTGTACTTCTTCCATTTTGATCCGGTGGTCACCGAGGTGTGGAGCCTTCCTTACCGGTATGCTACGGCGGCCTTCCTGTTCTATGTGCTCGGGCTGGTCATCTCCTCCTGGAAAAACAACTTGACCTTCGACGGCCTCAACCTGTACTTAAACGTCGCGAATGCGGTGCTGTTCGGGCTCTGGTCGGTCATCCTGCTGGACGGTCTGACTTCCGTGGCGTACCCGATGGCATTCACGGGCGTGCTGTACCTCGCCCTCTCTTACGGGGTGTACCGGCTCATGGAGAGGCGCACGGGCACCCCGGTGCTCACCTTCTTCCTGGGTGGGGTCTTCCTCCTTATGCTGGCTGCTTCCCAAGCGGGCAAAGGGCTCGACATCAAGCCGCTCATCAGCGTCTACCTGTGGACGATCGTCGCCGGGTTCCTGCTCCTGGCCGGCCAGGCCCGCAAAATCGACGGCCTCAAGGCGATCTCGCTTTTCGTCTGGTTCGTCGTGGTGCTGTACTGGTTCGTGGCCACATGGAGCACCCCGCGCGGCATCTGGTTCGGCGTGTACCTGCCTTTCCTGAACTGGGGGGCCGTATCCTGGATGGTGCTGGCGGCCTTCGGCTTCTACTATGCGGCCAAGGTTAAGCTCGAAGCCCTGATTGAATCCGGCAACCGGGCGCTGGCACGAATGGTCGCGGTCGTCGGCCATCTGATCGTCGGCGGGCTGCTGTCGGTACAGGTGAACGGGGTGTTCGACGAATACGGCCTGGACAAAACCATCGACCGGGGCCTGACGCTCTCCGTCACCTGGGGCCTTTACGCGCTGCTCTTGTTCCTGTGGGGCGCCTACAGCCGGCAGCGGGCCTTCCGCTGGTTCGGTTCGGCGGTTCTGATTATCGTGGCGGTTAAAGCGCTGCTGCTTGATCTGGCCGGAGAAGACACCATCTTCAAGGTGATCGTGCTTCTGGTGCTGGGCGTCATCTCGCTAAGCATCTCCTACATCAACAACAAATGGAGAAACGATGGCGGGCAGCCTCCGCATCCCCCTGTGGAATCCGGCCCAACCAGCCGGCAGGTGGAGTAG